The following proteins come from a genomic window of Stigmatopora nigra isolate UIUO_SnigA chromosome 9, RoL_Snig_1.1, whole genome shotgun sequence:
- the LOC144201862 gene encoding WD repeat-containing protein 37-like isoform X1, with protein MPGESGCGGGGGGGIGGGGMAAAATGAVRQAKQKRKSHSLSIRRTNSTEQERGGFLQRDLHLDTQSCDNLECLARTEESKLPTALRSNLLDLFGQIEREFENLYIENIELRREVDALNERLSGDGQAGDGADLAKGALKTKTSHSTSQLSQKLKTTYKASTSKPRSNSCHAPILGGWDLWGGDSWIVSSFKATTSRAVCQLHREYAGHRDGIWDLSTSRTQPTVLGTASADHTAMLWSIETGRCLLKYLGHQGSVNSIKFHPTEQMALTASGDQTAHVWRFLVQLPAPQPVAEPPCEDEADFSDKDDGGEAEADGPPAAAAAASECPTVRAAVTALRSHQGVVIAADWLAGGRQAVTASWDRAANLYDVETSELVHSLTGHDRELTHCCTHPSQRLVVTSSRDTTFRLWDFRDPSIHSVNVFQGHTDTVTSAVFTLGDNVVSGSDDRTVKVWDLKNMRSPMATIRTDSAVNRISVSASQRIIALPHDNRQVRLFDTSGVRLARLPRSNRQGHRRMVCCTAWCEDNASCNLFTCGFDRQALGWNINIPALLQEK; from the exons ATGCCGGGGGAGAGCGGATGCgggggtggcggcggcggcggcatcgGCGGAGGCGgcatggccgccgccgccaccggggCAGTCCGGCAGGCCAAGCAGAAGAGGAAGTCGCACAGTTTATCCATACGCAGAACCAACAGCACGGAACAGGAACGCGGCGGATTCCTCCAGAGGGACCTGCATCTGGACACGCAG TCATGTGATAATCTGGAATGTTTGGCACGGACGGAG GAGTCCAAGCTTCCGACGGCCCTGAGGAGCAACCTGCTGGACCTCTTCGGCCAAATCGAGAGAGAGTTTGAGAACCTCTACATCGAGAACATTGAAC tTCGCCGAGAGGTGGACGCGCTGAACGAGCGCTTGTCTGGCGACGGCCAGGCGGGGGACGGCGCCGACCTGGCCAAAGGAGCCCTAAAAACAAAGA CCAGCCACAGCACCAGTCAACTGTCGCAGAAGCTCAAGACCACCTACAAGGCCTCCACCAGCAAG CCACGTTCAAATTCGTGCCACGCCCCCATCCTCGGTGGCTGGGACTTGTGGGGCGGAGACTCTTGG ATCGTGTCCAGTTTCAAGGCCACCACGTCCAGGGCCGTGTGCCAGCTGCATCGGGAGTACGCCGGCCACCGGGACGGCATCTGGGATCTCAGCACCAGCCGGACCCAGCCCACCGTGCTCGGGACCGCCTCTGCgg ACCACACGGCCATGCTGTGGAGCATCGAGACGGGCAGATGTCTCCTGAAGTACCTGGGCCACCAAGGATCAG TTAACTCCATCAAGTTTCACCCCACTGAGCAGATGGCGCTAACCG CTTCGGGAGACCAGACGGCTCACGTGTGGCGCTTCCTGGTGCAGCTACCCGCCCCGCAGCCCGTCGCCGAG CCTCCCTGCGAGGACGAGGCCGACTTCTCCGACAAGGACGACGGCGGCGAGGCGGAGGCGGACGgcccccccgccgccgccgccgccgcctccgagTGCCCGACGGTGCGCGCCGCCGTCACGGCGCTGCGCAGCCACCAGGGCGTGGTCATCGCCGCCGATTGGCTGGCGGGCGGCAGGCAGGCGGTGACGGCGTCCTGGGACCGAGCCGCCAACCTCTACGACGTGGAGACGTCGGAGCTGGTGCACTCGCTCACCG GTCACGACCGGGAGCTGACGCACTGCTGCACGCACCCCAGCCAGCGACTGGTGGTCACCTCGTCCAGAGACACCACCTTCAGACTGTGGGACTTCCGGGACCCGTCCATTCACTCTGTCAACGTCTTCCAGGGACACACCGA CACGGTGACGTCGGCCGTGTTCACGCTGGGCGACAACGTGGTGTCGGGCAGCGACGACCGCACCGTCAAAGTGTGGGACCTGAAAAACATGCGCTCGCCCATGGCCACCATTCGCACCGACTCGGCCGTCAACAG GATCAGCGTGTCGGCCAGCCAGAGGATCATCGCCCTGCCGCACGACAACCGCCAAGTTCGACTCTTTGACACGTCCGGCGTGCGCTTGGCCCGGTTGCCGCGCAGCAACAGACAG GGCCACCGGCGCATGGTGTGCTGCACGGCGTGGTGCGAGGACAACGCCTCGTGCAACTTATTCACCTGCGGCTTCGACCGGCAGGCCCTGGGATGGAACATCAACATCCCGGCCCTCCTCCAGGAGAAGTGA
- the LOC144201862 gene encoding WD repeat-containing protein 37-like isoform X2, translated as MPGESGCGGGGGGGIGGGGMAAAATGAVRQAKQKRKSHSLSIRRTNSTEQERGGFLQRDLHLDTQESKLPTALRSNLLDLFGQIEREFENLYIENIELRREVDALNERLSGDGQAGDGADLAKGALKTKTSHSTSQLSQKLKTTYKASTSKPRSNSCHAPILGGWDLWGGDSWIVSSFKATTSRAVCQLHREYAGHRDGIWDLSTSRTQPTVLGTASADHTAMLWSIETGRCLLKYLGHQGSVNSIKFHPTEQMALTASGDQTAHVWRFLVQLPAPQPVAEVPPPCEDEADFSDKDDGGEAEADGPPAAAAAASECPTVRAAVTALRSHQGVVIAADWLAGGRQAVTASWDRAANLYDVETSELVHSLTGHDRELTHCCTHPSQRLVVTSSRDTTFRLWDFRDPSIHSVNVFQGHTDTVTSAVFTLGDNVVSGSDDRTVKVWDLKNMRSPMATIRTDSAVNRISVSASQRIIALPHDNRQVRLFDTSGVRLARLPRSNRQGHRRMVCCTAWCEDNASCNLFTCGFDRQALGWNINIPALLQEK; from the exons ATGCCGGGGGAGAGCGGATGCgggggtggcggcggcggcggcatcgGCGGAGGCGgcatggccgccgccgccaccggggCAGTCCGGCAGGCCAAGCAGAAGAGGAAGTCGCACAGTTTATCCATACGCAGAACCAACAGCACGGAACAGGAACGCGGCGGATTCCTCCAGAGGGACCTGCATCTGGACACGCAG GAGTCCAAGCTTCCGACGGCCCTGAGGAGCAACCTGCTGGACCTCTTCGGCCAAATCGAGAGAGAGTTTGAGAACCTCTACATCGAGAACATTGAAC tTCGCCGAGAGGTGGACGCGCTGAACGAGCGCTTGTCTGGCGACGGCCAGGCGGGGGACGGCGCCGACCTGGCCAAAGGAGCCCTAAAAACAAAGA CCAGCCACAGCACCAGTCAACTGTCGCAGAAGCTCAAGACCACCTACAAGGCCTCCACCAGCAAG CCACGTTCAAATTCGTGCCACGCCCCCATCCTCGGTGGCTGGGACTTGTGGGGCGGAGACTCTTGG ATCGTGTCCAGTTTCAAGGCCACCACGTCCAGGGCCGTGTGCCAGCTGCATCGGGAGTACGCCGGCCACCGGGACGGCATCTGGGATCTCAGCACCAGCCGGACCCAGCCCACCGTGCTCGGGACCGCCTCTGCgg ACCACACGGCCATGCTGTGGAGCATCGAGACGGGCAGATGTCTCCTGAAGTACCTGGGCCACCAAGGATCAG TTAACTCCATCAAGTTTCACCCCACTGAGCAGATGGCGCTAACCG CTTCGGGAGACCAGACGGCTCACGTGTGGCGCTTCCTGGTGCAGCTACCCGCCCCGCAGCCCGTCGCCGAGGTGCCG CCTCCCTGCGAGGACGAGGCCGACTTCTCCGACAAGGACGACGGCGGCGAGGCGGAGGCGGACGgcccccccgccgccgccgccgccgcctccgagTGCCCGACGGTGCGCGCCGCCGTCACGGCGCTGCGCAGCCACCAGGGCGTGGTCATCGCCGCCGATTGGCTGGCGGGCGGCAGGCAGGCGGTGACGGCGTCCTGGGACCGAGCCGCCAACCTCTACGACGTGGAGACGTCGGAGCTGGTGCACTCGCTCACCG GTCACGACCGGGAGCTGACGCACTGCTGCACGCACCCCAGCCAGCGACTGGTGGTCACCTCGTCCAGAGACACCACCTTCAGACTGTGGGACTTCCGGGACCCGTCCATTCACTCTGTCAACGTCTTCCAGGGACACACCGA CACGGTGACGTCGGCCGTGTTCACGCTGGGCGACAACGTGGTGTCGGGCAGCGACGACCGCACCGTCAAAGTGTGGGACCTGAAAAACATGCGCTCGCCCATGGCCACCATTCGCACCGACTCGGCCGTCAACAG GATCAGCGTGTCGGCCAGCCAGAGGATCATCGCCCTGCCGCACGACAACCGCCAAGTTCGACTCTTTGACACGTCCGGCGTGCGCTTGGCCCGGTTGCCGCGCAGCAACAGACAG GGCCACCGGCGCATGGTGTGCTGCACGGCGTGGTGCGAGGACAACGCCTCGTGCAACTTATTCACCTGCGGCTTCGACCGGCAGGCCCTGGGATGGAACATCAACATCCCGGCCCTCCTCCAGGAGAAGTGA
- the LOC144201862 gene encoding WD repeat-containing protein 37-like isoform X4: protein MPGESGCGGGGGGGIGGGGMAAAATGAVRQAKQKRKSHSLSIRRTNSTEQERGGFLQRDLHLDTQESKLPTALRSNLLDLFGQIEREFENLYIENIELRREVDALNERLSGDGQAGDGADLAKGALKTKTSHSTSQLSQKLKTTYKASTSKIVSSFKATTSRAVCQLHREYAGHRDGIWDLSTSRTQPTVLGTASADHTAMLWSIETGRCLLKYLGHQGSVNSIKFHPTEQMALTASGDQTAHVWRFLVQLPAPQPVAEVPPPCEDEADFSDKDDGGEAEADGPPAAAAAASECPTVRAAVTALRSHQGVVIAADWLAGGRQAVTASWDRAANLYDVETSELVHSLTGHDRELTHCCTHPSQRLVVTSSRDTTFRLWDFRDPSIHSVNVFQGHTDTVTSAVFTLGDNVVSGSDDRTVKVWDLKNMRSPMATIRTDSAVNRISVSASQRIIALPHDNRQVRLFDTSGVRLARLPRSNRQGHRRMVCCTAWCEDNASCNLFTCGFDRQALGWNINIPALLQEK from the exons ATGCCGGGGGAGAGCGGATGCgggggtggcggcggcggcggcatcgGCGGAGGCGgcatggccgccgccgccaccggggCAGTCCGGCAGGCCAAGCAGAAGAGGAAGTCGCACAGTTTATCCATACGCAGAACCAACAGCACGGAACAGGAACGCGGCGGATTCCTCCAGAGGGACCTGCATCTGGACACGCAG GAGTCCAAGCTTCCGACGGCCCTGAGGAGCAACCTGCTGGACCTCTTCGGCCAAATCGAGAGAGAGTTTGAGAACCTCTACATCGAGAACATTGAAC tTCGCCGAGAGGTGGACGCGCTGAACGAGCGCTTGTCTGGCGACGGCCAGGCGGGGGACGGCGCCGACCTGGCCAAAGGAGCCCTAAAAACAAAGA CCAGCCACAGCACCAGTCAACTGTCGCAGAAGCTCAAGACCACCTACAAGGCCTCCACCAGCAAG ATCGTGTCCAGTTTCAAGGCCACCACGTCCAGGGCCGTGTGCCAGCTGCATCGGGAGTACGCCGGCCACCGGGACGGCATCTGGGATCTCAGCACCAGCCGGACCCAGCCCACCGTGCTCGGGACCGCCTCTGCgg ACCACACGGCCATGCTGTGGAGCATCGAGACGGGCAGATGTCTCCTGAAGTACCTGGGCCACCAAGGATCAG TTAACTCCATCAAGTTTCACCCCACTGAGCAGATGGCGCTAACCG CTTCGGGAGACCAGACGGCTCACGTGTGGCGCTTCCTGGTGCAGCTACCCGCCCCGCAGCCCGTCGCCGAGGTGCCG CCTCCCTGCGAGGACGAGGCCGACTTCTCCGACAAGGACGACGGCGGCGAGGCGGAGGCGGACGgcccccccgccgccgccgccgccgcctccgagTGCCCGACGGTGCGCGCCGCCGTCACGGCGCTGCGCAGCCACCAGGGCGTGGTCATCGCCGCCGATTGGCTGGCGGGCGGCAGGCAGGCGGTGACGGCGTCCTGGGACCGAGCCGCCAACCTCTACGACGTGGAGACGTCGGAGCTGGTGCACTCGCTCACCG GTCACGACCGGGAGCTGACGCACTGCTGCACGCACCCCAGCCAGCGACTGGTGGTCACCTCGTCCAGAGACACCACCTTCAGACTGTGGGACTTCCGGGACCCGTCCATTCACTCTGTCAACGTCTTCCAGGGACACACCGA CACGGTGACGTCGGCCGTGTTCACGCTGGGCGACAACGTGGTGTCGGGCAGCGACGACCGCACCGTCAAAGTGTGGGACCTGAAAAACATGCGCTCGCCCATGGCCACCATTCGCACCGACTCGGCCGTCAACAG GATCAGCGTGTCGGCCAGCCAGAGGATCATCGCCCTGCCGCACGACAACCGCCAAGTTCGACTCTTTGACACGTCCGGCGTGCGCTTGGCCCGGTTGCCGCGCAGCAACAGACAG GGCCACCGGCGCATGGTGTGCTGCACGGCGTGGTGCGAGGACAACGCCTCGTGCAACTTATTCACCTGCGGCTTCGACCGGCAGGCCCTGGGATGGAACATCAACATCCCGGCCCTCCTCCAGGAGAAGTGA
- the LOC144201862 gene encoding WD repeat-containing protein 37-like isoform X5 produces MPGESGCGGGGGGGIGGGGMAAAATGAVRQAKQKRKSHSLSIRRTNSTEQERGGFLQRDLHLDTQSCDNLECLARTEESKLPTALRSNLLDLFGQIEREFENLYIENIELRREVDALNERLSGDGQAGDGADLAKGALKTKTSHSTSQLSQKLKTTYKASTSKPRSNSCHAPILGGWDLWGGDSWIVSSFKATTSRAVCQLHREYAGHRDGIWDLSTSRTQPTVLGTASADHTAMLWSIETGRCLLKYLGHQGSVNSIKFHPTEQMALTASGDQTAHVWRFLVQLPAPQPVAEVPPPCEDEADFSDKDDGGEAEADGPPAAAAAASECPTVRAAVTALRSHQGVVIAADWLAGGRQAVTASWDRAANLYDVETSELVHSLTGHDRELTHCCTHPSQRLVVTSSRDTTFRLWDFRDPSIHSVNVFQGHTDTVTSAVFTLGDNVVSGSDDRTVKVWDLKNMRSPMATIRTDSAVNRISVSASQRIIALPHDNRQVRLFDTSGVRLARLPRSNRQGHRRMVCCTAWCEDNASCNLFTCGFDRQALGWNINIPALLQEK; encoded by the exons ATGCCGGGGGAGAGCGGATGCgggggtggcggcggcggcggcatcgGCGGAGGCGgcatggccgccgccgccaccggggCAGTCCGGCAGGCCAAGCAGAAGAGGAAGTCGCACAGTTTATCCATACGCAGAACCAACAGCACGGAACAGGAACGCGGCGGATTCCTCCAGAGGGACCTGCATCTGGACACGCAG TCATGTGATAATCTGGAATGTTTGGCACGGACGGAG GAGTCCAAGCTTCCGACGGCCCTGAGGAGCAACCTGCTGGACCTCTTCGGCCAAATCGAGAGAGAGTTTGAGAACCTCTACATCGAGAACATTGAAC tTCGCCGAGAGGTGGACGCGCTGAACGAGCGCTTGTCTGGCGACGGCCAGGCGGGGGACGGCGCCGACCTGGCCAAAGGAGCCCTAAAAACAAAGA CCAGCCACAGCACCAGTCAACTGTCGCAGAAGCTCAAGACCACCTACAAGGCCTCCACCAGCAAG CCACGTTCAAATTCGTGCCACGCCCCCATCCTCGGTGGCTGGGACTTGTGGGGCGGAGACTCTTGG ATCGTGTCCAGTTTCAAGGCCACCACGTCCAGGGCCGTGTGCCAGCTGCATCGGGAGTACGCCGGCCACCGGGACGGCATCTGGGATCTCAGCACCAGCCGGACCCAGCCCACCGTGCTCGGGACCGCCTCTGCgg ACCACACGGCCATGCTGTGGAGCATCGAGACGGGCAGATGTCTCCTGAAGTACCTGGGCCACCAAGGATCAG TTAACTCCATCAAGTTTCACCCCACTGAGCAGATGGCGCTAACCG CTTCGGGAGACCAGACGGCTCACGTGTGGCGCTTCCTGGTGCAGCTACCCGCCCCGCAGCCCGTCGCCGAGGTGCCG CCTCCCTGCGAGGACGAGGCCGACTTCTCCGACAAGGACGACGGCGGCGAGGCGGAGGCGGACGgcccccccgccgccgccgccgccgcctccgagTGCCCGACGGTGCGCGCCGCCGTCACGGCGCTGCGCAGCCACCAGGGCGTGGTCATCGCCGCCGATTGGCTGGCGGGCGGCAGGCAGGCGGTGACGGCGTCCTGGGACCGAGCCGCCAACCTCTACGACGTGGAGACGTCGGAGCTGGTGCACTCGCTCACCG GTCACGACCGGGAGCTGACGCACTGCTGCACGCACCCCAGCCAGCGACTGGTGGTCACCTCGTCCAGAGACACCACCTTCAGACTGTGGGACTTCCGGGACCCGTCCATTCACTCTGTCAACGTCTTCCAGGGACACACCGA CACGGTGACGTCGGCCGTGTTCACGCTGGGCGACAACGTGGTGTCGGGCAGCGACGACCGCACCGTCAAAGTGTGGGACCTGAAAAACATGCGCTCGCCCATGGCCACCATTCGCACCGACTCGGCCGTCAACAG GATCAGCGTGTCGGCCAGCCAGAGGATCATCGCCCTGCCGCACGACAACCGCCAAGTTCGACTCTTTGACACGTCCGGCGTGCGCTTGGCCCGGTTGCCGCGCAGCAACAGACAG GGCCACCGGCGCATGGTGTGCTGCACGGCGTGGTGCGAGGACAACGCCTCGTGCAACTTATTCACCTGCGGCTTCGACCGGCAGGCCCTGGGATGGAACATCAACATCCCGGCCCTCCTCCAGGAGAAGTGA
- the LOC144201863 gene encoding cadherin EGF LAG seven-pass G-type receptor 2-like, protein MFKIILALWILGWLYEGTSSSSSSDVTPSGCDGDPCHNGGVCSPLLVDGQHAHACACPAGFSGPGCRASNVFSFESPGYVYVEIGSAETGSAETGSAETGSAETGSAEAGSADDEAPVDVTLSFRTDRAAGTLLQRRLGDLVLSVEVADGELRLTSVEKQGAATLLQRLPQRVSDNKWRTLEASLGGALGFIRLLCAQGNCAGESQSRAHPAEAPSPLPPLGALRQSVFVGAAPGHRGEAFLGCLRDVRVGPRLVTPAWPPHALVNVTAGCHDGDPCEGGPCAEEYDAGRSGREGSESHATFSLDHGPGEACAGRPCLFGNCSHFAGGYRCTCQAGYAGARCQLQVDLCQDSNCSEGATCLPGTHGYSCLCPQNLTGPFCDVKLPQVPWYIQTHPLPRLPVSKCAGGRGNFTCYHGGNCSAVDDGCLCLPGFTGQWCEKDVDECASEPCMNGGFCLNYVDRFECACELNYSGVHCQMDVSDFYIYVFLGLWQNLFQLMSYLIIRLDDEPEIDWGFDGND, encoded by the exons ATGTTTAAAATCATCCTGGCTCTTTGGATTTTAGGGTGGCTTTATGAAG gcacctcctcctcctcctcctccgacgTAACCCCCTCGGGCTGCGACGGCGACCCCTGCCACAACGGGGGCGTCTGCTCGCCCCTGCTGGTGGACGGGCAGCACGCTCACGCGTGCGCCTGCCCCGCCGGCTTCTCGGGCCCCGGATGCCGGGCCTCCAACGTCTTCTCCTTCGAGAGCCCTGGCTACGTGTACGTGGAGATCGGCTCGGCGGAGACCGGATCGGCGGAGACCGGCTCGGCGGAGACCGGATCGGCGGAGACCGGATCGGCGGAGGCCGGTTCGGCAGACGACGAGGCGCCCGTCGACGTGACGCTGAGCTTCCGGACGGACAGAGCGGCGGGGACTCTTTTGCAACGGCGGCTGGGCGACCTGGTCCTCAGCGTGGAGGTGGCGGACGGAGAGCTGCGCCTGACCAGCGTGGAGAAGCAAGGAGCCGCCACTTTGCTTCAGCGGCTACCCCAGCGGGTCTCCGACAACAAATGGCGCACCCTGGAGGCCTCGCTGGGCGGGGCGCTCGGCTTCATCCGCCTCCTCTGCGCCCAGGGAAACTGCGCCGGGGAAAGCCAAAGCCGGGCCCACCCGGCCGAGGCGCCTTCCCCTCTCCCGCCGCTCGGGGCCCTCCGTCAAAGCGTCTTTGTGGGCGCCGCTCCCGGCCACCGGGGGGAAGCCTTTCTGGGTTGCTTGAGAGACGTGCGGGTGGGGCCTCGTCTGGTCACGCCGGCCTGGCCTCCCCACGCCCTGGTTAACGTGACGGCGGGGTGCCACGACGGCGATCCCTGCGAGGGGGGACCCTGCGCAGAAG AGTACGACGCCGGCAGATCGGGGAGAGAAGGTTCGGAGAGCCACGCCACCTTCTCCTTGGACCACGGTCCCGGGGAGGCCTGCGCGGGACGCCCGTGCCTTTTCGGCAACTGTAGCCACTTTGCGGGCGGGTACCGATGCACGTGCCAGGCGGGCTACGCGGGGGCCAGGTGCCAGCTGCAGGTGGATCTGTGCCAGGATAGCAATTGCAGCGAGGGCGCCACCTGTCTGCCCGGAACCCACGGTTACTCCTGCCTCTGCCCCCAGAACCTGACCGGCCCCTTTTGCGA CGTGAAACTTCCCCAAGTCCCGTGGTACATCCAGACGCACCC tCTTCCTCGGCTGCCCGTGTCAAAATGTGCGGGAGGGAGAGGAAACTTTACTTGCTACCACGGTGGGAATTGTTCAGCGGTAGACGACGGCTGTCTGTGTCTACCTGGCTTCACCGGACAATG GTGCGAGAAGGACGTGGACGAGTGCGCGTCGGAGCCGTGCATGAACGGCGGCTTCTGCCTCAACTACGTCGACCGCTTTGAATGCGCGTGCGAGCTCAACTACTCGGGCGTCCACTGCCAAATGGACGTCAGTGACTTTTACATCTACGTCTTCTTGGGCCTGTGGCAGAACCTCTTCCAGCTCATGTCCTACCTCATCATCCGCCTGGACGACGAGCCCGAGATCGATTGGGGCTTCGACGGGAACGATTAG
- the LOC144201862 gene encoding WD repeat-containing protein 37-like isoform X3, whose amino-acid sequence MPGESGCGGGGGGGIGGGGMAAAATGAVRQAKQKRKSHSLSIRRTNSTEQERGGFLQRDLHLDTQSCDNLECLARTEESKLPTALRSNLLDLFGQIEREFENLYIENIELRREVDALNERLSGDGQAGDGADLAKGALKTKTSHSTSQLSQKLKTTYKASTSKIVSSFKATTSRAVCQLHREYAGHRDGIWDLSTSRTQPTVLGTASADHTAMLWSIETGRCLLKYLGHQGSVNSIKFHPTEQMALTASGDQTAHVWRFLVQLPAPQPVAEVPPPCEDEADFSDKDDGGEAEADGPPAAAAAASECPTVRAAVTALRSHQGVVIAADWLAGGRQAVTASWDRAANLYDVETSELVHSLTGHDRELTHCCTHPSQRLVVTSSRDTTFRLWDFRDPSIHSVNVFQGHTDTVTSAVFTLGDNVVSGSDDRTVKVWDLKNMRSPMATIRTDSAVNRISVSASQRIIALPHDNRQVRLFDTSGVRLARLPRSNRQGHRRMVCCTAWCEDNASCNLFTCGFDRQALGWNINIPALLQEK is encoded by the exons ATGCCGGGGGAGAGCGGATGCgggggtggcggcggcggcggcatcgGCGGAGGCGgcatggccgccgccgccaccggggCAGTCCGGCAGGCCAAGCAGAAGAGGAAGTCGCACAGTTTATCCATACGCAGAACCAACAGCACGGAACAGGAACGCGGCGGATTCCTCCAGAGGGACCTGCATCTGGACACGCAG TCATGTGATAATCTGGAATGTTTGGCACGGACGGAG GAGTCCAAGCTTCCGACGGCCCTGAGGAGCAACCTGCTGGACCTCTTCGGCCAAATCGAGAGAGAGTTTGAGAACCTCTACATCGAGAACATTGAAC tTCGCCGAGAGGTGGACGCGCTGAACGAGCGCTTGTCTGGCGACGGCCAGGCGGGGGACGGCGCCGACCTGGCCAAAGGAGCCCTAAAAACAAAGA CCAGCCACAGCACCAGTCAACTGTCGCAGAAGCTCAAGACCACCTACAAGGCCTCCACCAGCAAG ATCGTGTCCAGTTTCAAGGCCACCACGTCCAGGGCCGTGTGCCAGCTGCATCGGGAGTACGCCGGCCACCGGGACGGCATCTGGGATCTCAGCACCAGCCGGACCCAGCCCACCGTGCTCGGGACCGCCTCTGCgg ACCACACGGCCATGCTGTGGAGCATCGAGACGGGCAGATGTCTCCTGAAGTACCTGGGCCACCAAGGATCAG TTAACTCCATCAAGTTTCACCCCACTGAGCAGATGGCGCTAACCG CTTCGGGAGACCAGACGGCTCACGTGTGGCGCTTCCTGGTGCAGCTACCCGCCCCGCAGCCCGTCGCCGAGGTGCCG CCTCCCTGCGAGGACGAGGCCGACTTCTCCGACAAGGACGACGGCGGCGAGGCGGAGGCGGACGgcccccccgccgccgccgccgccgcctccgagTGCCCGACGGTGCGCGCCGCCGTCACGGCGCTGCGCAGCCACCAGGGCGTGGTCATCGCCGCCGATTGGCTGGCGGGCGGCAGGCAGGCGGTGACGGCGTCCTGGGACCGAGCCGCCAACCTCTACGACGTGGAGACGTCGGAGCTGGTGCACTCGCTCACCG GTCACGACCGGGAGCTGACGCACTGCTGCACGCACCCCAGCCAGCGACTGGTGGTCACCTCGTCCAGAGACACCACCTTCAGACTGTGGGACTTCCGGGACCCGTCCATTCACTCTGTCAACGTCTTCCAGGGACACACCGA CACGGTGACGTCGGCCGTGTTCACGCTGGGCGACAACGTGGTGTCGGGCAGCGACGACCGCACCGTCAAAGTGTGGGACCTGAAAAACATGCGCTCGCCCATGGCCACCATTCGCACCGACTCGGCCGTCAACAG GATCAGCGTGTCGGCCAGCCAGAGGATCATCGCCCTGCCGCACGACAACCGCCAAGTTCGACTCTTTGACACGTCCGGCGTGCGCTTGGCCCGGTTGCCGCGCAGCAACAGACAG GGCCACCGGCGCATGGTGTGCTGCACGGCGTGGTGCGAGGACAACGCCTCGTGCAACTTATTCACCTGCGGCTTCGACCGGCAGGCCCTGGGATGGAACATCAACATCCCGGCCCTCCTCCAGGAGAAGTGA